The proteins below come from a single Juglans regia cultivar Chandler chromosome 12, Walnut 2.0, whole genome shotgun sequence genomic window:
- the LOC109005850 gene encoding primary amine oxidase-like, with protein MSSTLKIMLFMVLLSLHTFSSLVSSHQHHPLDPLTRSEFTLVRTIVQKSYPSSIHNLTFQYVGLDEPDKPRVLAWLSNPASKPPPRRAFVITRLAKKSHEIVVDLSTRSIVSDAVYDGHGYPLLTIDEQSTAITLPQTYEPFIESVKKRGLNLSDVVCSTFTVGWFGEVKISARVLKLLCFYTDHGTVNLYVRPVEGITLVVDLDEMKIVEYYDRFRVPVPKAEGTEYRASKMKPPFGPHLNGAAFLQPDGPGFKIDGHTVSWANWVFHVGYDVRAGPIISAASIYDLEKQTYRRVLYRGFISELFVPYMDPTEEWYYKTFFDCGEFGFGQSAVSLEPFADCPSNAVFLDAYFAGADGLPVKISNAFCIFERYAGNIMWRHTEMDIPNEVIREVRPEVSLVVRMVATVGNYDYILDWELKPSGSIKFGVGLTGVLEVKGVTYTHTDQIKEDVYGTLLADNTIGVYHDHFLTYYLDLDVDGEPNSFVKNKLEKIQVTDGHSSPRKSYWTTVSETAKTESDARVQLGLMQSELAVVNTNKKTNFGNNVGYRLIPGSAAQPLLSYDDYPQIRGAFTNNNVWVTPYNKSEKWAGGLYVDQSHGDDTLETWSLRNRDIENKDIVLWYTIGFHHVPCQEDFPVMPTLSGGFELRPTNFFESNPVLKTKPPKHVDWSNCTTTSTHP; from the exons ATGTCTTCAACGTTGAAAATAATGCTATTCATGGTGCTCCTATCCCTCCACACCTTCTCCAGTCTAGTCTCAAGCCACCAGCACCACCCCCTAGACCCTCTAACTCGATCTGAGTTCACCCTGGTCCGCACCATAGTGCAGAAATCGTACCCTAGCTCGATCCATAACCTAACCTTCCAATACGTAGGTTTGGACGAGCCAGACAAACCCAGAGTCCTTGCATGGCTATCGAACCCAGCCTCCAAACCCCCACCTCGGCGCGCCTTCGTCATCACACGCCTCGCAAAAAAATCCCACGAGATCGTAGTGGATTTGTCGACACGTTCGATAGTCTCCGATGCTGTTTACGACGGACATGGCTACCCTTTGCTTACCATTGACGAACAATCTACTGCAATCACACTGCCCCAAACATACGAGCCATTCATCGAATCGGTTAAGAAGAGGGGGCTGAACTTATCCGATGTGGTTTGCTCCACTTTTACGGTCGGATGGTTCGGAGAGGTGAAGATCAGTGCGAGGGTGTTGAAGCTACTGTGTTTCTATACAGATCATGGAACGGTTAATCTGTACGTGAGACCAGTGGAGGGAATAACGTTAGTGGTTGATCTAGACGAGATGAAGATTGTTGAATACTATGATAGGTTTAGGGTTCCGGTGCCAAAAGCTGAAGGAACAGAGTACCGGGCATCCAAGATGAAGCCACCGTTCGGTCCTCACTTGAATGGTGCAGCCTTCCTGCAACCGGATGGACCAGGGTTTAAGATAGATGGTCACACTGTCAG TTGGGCCAATTGGGTCTTTCACGTAGGATATGACGTTCGAGCCGGTCCAATAATATCTGCAGCATCGATATATGACCTGGAGAAGCAGACATATCGCCGAGTCCTATACAGAGGATTCATATCGGAGTTGTTCGTGCCTTACATGGACCCAACCGAGGAGTGGTACTACAAAACATTCTTTGATTGCGGTGAATTCGGGTTCGGTCAATCTGCGGTGTCACTCGAGCCCTTCGCCGATTGCCCTTCTAATGCAGTGTTCTTGGACGCATATTTTGCCGGAGCAGATGGTTTGCCCGTGAAAATATCCAATGCTTTTTGTATATTCGAGCGCTATGCGGGGAATATTATGTGGCGTCACACTGAGATGGACATTCCAAATGAAGTT ATAAGGGAGGTCAGGCCTGAGGTGAGCCTTGTAGTGAGGATGGTCGCAACAGTTGGCAACTATGACTACATTCTTGATTGGGAACTCAAGCCCAGTGGTTCCATTAAATTTGGG GTAGGGCTAACGGGAGTGCTAGAAGTGAAGGGTGTGACATATACTCACACAGATCAGATAAAGGAGGATGTCTATGGCACCCTGTTAGCAGATAACACAATTGGTGTGTACCACGACCACTTTTTGACGTACTATCTTGACCTCGACGTGGATGGCGAACCCAACTCCTTTGTCAAGAACAAGTTGGAGAAGATCCAGGTAACAGATGGCCACAGCTCACCAAGGAAGAGTTACTGGACAACTGTGAGTGAGACGGCTAAAACTGAATCTGATGCACGAGTTCAGCTGGGCTTGATGCAGTCTGAGTTAGCAGTGGTGAATACGAACAAGAAAACCAATTTTGGGAACAACGTCGGTTATCGTTTGATTCCAGGGTCAGCAGCACAGCCCCTTTTGTCATATGATGATTACCCACAAATTCGGGGAGCCTTCACCAATAATAATGTGTGGGTCACACCGTATAACAAGTCAGAGAAATGGGCTGGAGGATTATATGTTGATCAAAGCCATGGAGATGATACCTTGGAAACTTGGAGCCTCAG GAATAGGGACATTGAAAACAAGGATATAGTATTGTGGTACACAATTGGATTTCATCATGTCCCTTGCCAGGAAGATTTCCCGGTGATGCCAACCTTGAGTGGTGGGTTTGAGCTCCGGCCGACCAATTTCTTTGAGAGCAATCCCGTCCTCAAAACAAAACCTCCCAAGCATGTGGACTGGTCTAACTGCACTACTACTTCCACTCACCCGTGA